The DNA segment CATACCAGCAACGTCACCTACATTATCCCCTACGTTGTCAGCTATAACTGCAGGGTTTCTAGGGTCATCTTCTGGTATTCCAGCTTCTACTTTACCAACAAGGTCAGCTCCAACATCTGCTGCCTTTGTATATATTCCTCCACCTACACGTCCAAATAAAGCTATAGATGAAGCTCCTAGACCAAAGCCAGTTATGTAACTAGCTGCTTTTTGTGCTTCTGCTAGACCTTCTGCATCTTTAGAAAAGAAATAATATAATGAGCCAATACCAAGTAGACCTAAACCTACCACACTCATCCCCATTACTGCTCCGCCAGAAAATGCTACTGATAAAGCTTTATTCATTCCTTTTTCTTTTGCTGCATTTGCTGTTCTTACATTAGCCTTTGTAGCTACTTTCATACCAAAAAATCCTGCTAATGCTGAAAAAACTGCTCCAACTATGAAAGACATAGCTGTAGGCCAGTCGATACCAATTCCTAAAACAACAAAAAGAATTACAACAAAAATTACTAAATATTTATATTCACGAGATAAAAAAGCCATAGCTCCTTCATGAATATGTGAAGAAATTTCTTTCATTCTGTCATTGCCCACGTCTACTTTATTTATTATATTTGATTTATAAAAAGCAAATATAAGGGCTAGTACACCAACTATTGGTGCTAAAAAAATAAGATTCAATTTAATATCCTCCTTTGTACTTTAACTTTTCCTTATTATTTATTGTACTGCTGTTAATGCAAGTGCTGCTAAAATAAATATTACAGCAGAAACTGTAGTTAATTTGCTAAGAATAGCTTCATAACTTCTTCCTTGTTTTTTTCCCCAGATACTTTCTGCGCCACCGGCAATACTTCCTGATAAGCCTGCACTCTTACCAGATTGCAGTAAGATACTCGCAATTAGTACTAAACTTGCTATGATTAATAATACAGTAAAAATAATTGCTGCTGTACTCATAAACCCACCTCCTATTATACGATTAACAAACCTATTTTAACATAGCTTTGCCATAAAAGCAATCAAATAATCATTATAAACACATAAATGATAAGGATAATTTTATCCTTATCATTTATGAAACTTTTTCATATTGTTTTTAGCATTTTTTTATTTTAAATTATAGAATGCATCTATTCCATCATACTTTGAAGTACCAGATAAATATTCTTCAAGTCTTAATAATTGATTGTATTTTGAAACTCTATCAGATCTTGAAGGTGCACCTGTTTTAATTTGACCAGCATTAGTAGCAACCACTAAATCAGCTATTGTATTATCTGATGTTTCTCCTGATCTATGAGAAATAACAGCAGTGTATCCTGCTCTTTTTGCCATTTCTATAGCATCTAAAGTCTCAGTTATAGTACCTATTTGGTTTAATTTAATAAGAATAGAATTAGCTGCATTTTCTTTTATCCCTTTAGACAGTCTATTAGTGTTAGTTACAAATAAGTCATCACCTACTATTTGTATCTTCTTACCTAATCTTTCTGTCATCAGTTTCCATCCATCCCAATCTTCTTCATCTAATCCATCTTCAATTGAAATTATAGGATATTTTTCTATTAGATTACTGTAAAAGTCTATCATTTCTTCAGAAGTCAATGTCTTTCCTTCTGCTGCTAATGTGTATACTTTCTTTTCTTTATCATATATTTCAGTTGCTGCCACATCAAGAGCTAATCTCACTTCATCATAAGGCTTATATCCTGCTTTTTCTATAGCTTCTACTATTGTTGATAAAGCTTCTTCGTTTGATGATAAGTTTGGAGCAAATCCACCTTCATCACCTACTGCAGTATTAAGACCTTTT comes from the Senegalia massiliensis genome and includes:
- the secG gene encoding preprotein translocase subunit SecG gives rise to the protein MSTAAIIFTVLLIIASLVLIASILLQSGKSAGLSGSIAGGAESIWGKKQGRSYEAILSKLTTVSAVIFILAALALTAVQ
- the eno gene encoding phosphopyruvate hydratase; this translates as MDMIVDINAREILDSRGNPTVEVEVATESGAYGRAAVPSGASTGAFEAVELRDGDKDRYLGKGVTKAVENVNELIAPELIGFDITDQVGVDMTMIDLDGTDNKGKLGANAILGVSMAVARAAADSLGLELFQYLGGVNGKTLPVPMMNILNGGEHADNNVDIQEFMVMPVGAKSFKEGLRMGAEIFHSLKAVLKSKGLNTAVGDEGGFAPNLSSNEEALSTIVEAIEKAGYKPYDEVRLALDVAATEIYDKEKKVYTLAAEGKTLTSEEMIDFYSNLIEKYPIISIEDGLDEEDWDGWKLMTERLGKKIQIVGDDLFVTNTNRLSKGIKENAANSILIKLNQIGTITETLDAIEMAKRAGYTAVISHRSGETSDNTIADLVVATNAGQIKTGAPSRSDRVSKYNQLLRLEEYLSGTSKYDGIDAFYNLK